The Bos indicus x Bos taurus breed Angus x Brahman F1 hybrid chromosome 15, Bos_hybrid_MaternalHap_v2.0, whole genome shotgun sequence genome includes a window with the following:
- the HSPB2 gene encoding heat shock protein beta-2: MSGRSVPHAHPATAEYEFANPSRLGEQRFGEGLLPEEILTPTLYHGYYVRPRAAPGGEGSRAGASELRLSEGKFQAFLDVSHFTPDEVTVRTVDNLLEVSARHPQRLDRHGFVSREFCRTYVLPADVDPWRVRAALSHDGILNLEAPRGGRHLDTEVNEVYISLLPAPPDPEEEEEAVGVEP, translated from the exons ATGTCGGGCCGCTCGGTGCCACATGCCCACCCGGCCACCGCCGAGTACGAGTTTGCCAACCCGAGCCGCCTGGGCGAGCAGCGCTTCGGGGAAG GCCTCCTGCCAGAAGAGATCCTGACCCCTACCCTCTACCACGGCTATTATGTCCGGCCCCGGGCCGCGCCAGGTGGGGAGGGCAGCCGGGCAGGGGCCTCCGAGCTTCGGCTCAGCGAGGGCAAGTTCCAGGCGTTTCTGGACGTGAGCCACTTTACCCCAGATGAGGTGACCGTAAGGACTGTGGACAACCTCCTGGAGGTGTCCGCCCGGCACCCGCAGCGCCTGGACCGCCATGGCTTCGTGTCGCGCGAGTTCTGCCGCACCTACGTCCTGCCCGCCGACGTTGACCCCTGGCGGGTCCGCGCCGCGCTCTCCCACGACGGCATCCTCAACCTGGAGGCGCCTCGAGGCGGCCGACATTTGGACACAGAGGTCAACGAGGTCTACATCTCCTTGCTCCCAGCGCCCCCTGatccagaggaagaggaggaggccgTCGGTGTTGAGCCCTGA